In one window of Maribacter sp. BPC-D8 DNA:
- a CDS encoding efflux RND transporter permease subunit, producing MKNKKSGIIDWAFKHATFPFVLVMSLVLMGIYGLLNMPRNEFPDFTIRQGLIIGSYPGASSEKVAHELTSKVEEFLFGYNEVDKTKTYSYSKDGLMFIYVEVSDKISHDATEQFWNKLKAEILIFQQLSLPRDVQGVMVNSDFGSTAALVLGVESATRPYKDIQRHVEDIEDEFRQIDNLAKISHSGGLTEQIAVYVNQDKLASYGITPQAITMSLQNQGAVVGSGTLESDTKERPIYLETTLKSEADIARQVIKTDANGNIIRVRDVARVVREYDDPDSYLTINGTKGMIITLEMAKKGNIVQFGDEIDERLDKIISEMPADIKITKIANQPEVVDHSISHFMKEFGFALIGVILVTLLLLPFRVASVAAATIPITIASTLCVMFFLGIELNTVTLAALIVVLGIVVDDPIVIIDNYVEKLDEGMSIPEAAVSSAKELFPSVFTATLAISATFYPLLFFMEGVASDFISAFPYVIIIALTLSLLISILIVPMINSIFIKTGLHEDPANKNKDGKKSMLDRLQSFFNTTVNKAMAHYKLTIGLGIAAIVIGVVLFSGVSQQLFPKVERNQFAIEINVAPGNSLNETAKVVDGLEEILKVDERIENYTSFIGTSSPRFHTLYAPNLPAKNYAQILVTTIDDDTTVEVLKEYDEKYADMYPQAYLRMKQLDMAGVKAPIEVRLYGTDVDELKKYGDSIINFARATPKTIWSRTDYGDMKEAVTMDIKFNEAARLGLNNRAIANAVAINTTGLKATEIWDKDYAIDVKILSENQNHQNVSDLQQLSIISPQKGAVIPLRQVANIASEWSQETIVNRNGLRCLTVRVDITKDAVANEVLAEIIPKIEEIQFPENIRIEYGGEFELQEENNKPMGLSLMLSVALIFLILLWHFKSFMHAVLSFITMPLSIFGAAIGLLLMQYPFGFTSFLGLLALCGIVVRNGIILIDYADELRHLHHYSVKKAAILAAERRMRPIFLTSSAAAVGVIPMIASRSSLWGPLGTVIAFGLMFSMVLTLFVLPVLYWLFFRKEDDENTIKDPVNAEF from the coding sequence ATGAAGAACAAAAAAAGCGGAATCATAGATTGGGCATTTAAACATGCTACCTTTCCTTTCGTACTTGTAATGTCGTTAGTTTTGATGGGTATTTATGGGCTTTTGAATATGCCCAGAAACGAATTCCCAGACTTTACTATTCGTCAAGGTTTAATTATTGGGTCGTACCCAGGGGCTTCGTCTGAAAAAGTGGCTCATGAATTAACCTCAAAAGTAGAGGAGTTTCTATTTGGTTATAACGAAGTAGATAAAACAAAAACCTACTCGTATTCAAAAGATGGACTCATGTTCATCTATGTAGAGGTATCTGATAAGATTAGCCATGATGCAACAGAGCAGTTCTGGAACAAATTAAAAGCTGAAATCTTAATCTTTCAGCAATTAAGTTTACCTCGCGATGTACAAGGGGTAATGGTAAATAGTGATTTTGGGAGTACTGCAGCTTTAGTTTTAGGTGTAGAGTCGGCAACAAGACCCTATAAAGACATTCAGCGTCATGTAGAAGATATTGAAGACGAATTTAGACAGATAGATAATTTGGCTAAAATATCGCACTCTGGCGGACTTACAGAGCAGATTGCTGTTTATGTAAATCAAGATAAATTGGCTAGTTATGGTATAACGCCACAAGCTATTACCATGAGCTTACAAAACCAAGGTGCAGTAGTAGGTTCTGGAACCTTGGAAAGCGACACTAAAGAAAGACCCATATATCTTGAAACTACTTTAAAGTCTGAAGCTGATATCGCTCGCCAAGTAATTAAAACAGATGCAAACGGTAACATTATTAGAGTTAGAGATGTTGCTCGTGTAGTTCGTGAATATGATGATCCAGACTCTTATTTGACCATTAATGGTACCAAGGGTATGATCATTACCCTAGAAATGGCTAAAAAGGGAAACATTGTTCAGTTTGGTGATGAGATAGATGAACGTTTGGATAAAATCATTAGCGAAATGCCTGCTGATATAAAAATCACCAAAATTGCAAATCAGCCAGAAGTAGTAGACCATTCCATAAGTCACTTCATGAAAGAATTCGGCTTTGCCTTAATTGGGGTAATTCTGGTTACGTTGCTATTGTTGCCATTTAGGGTAGCGTCAGTAGCTGCGGCTACAATACCAATTACAATTGCATCTACTTTATGTGTTATGTTCTTTTTGGGTATAGAATTGAACACGGTAACCTTGGCTGCTTTGATTGTAGTATTGGGTATTGTGGTAGATGATCCTATTGTAATTATAGATAACTATGTAGAGAAGTTAGATGAAGGTATGTCTATCCCCGAAGCTGCAGTAAGTAGTGCCAAAGAATTGTTCCCGTCTGTATTTACGGCAACATTGGCTATTTCTGCCACCTTCTATCCGTTGTTGTTCTTTATGGAAGGTGTGGCTTCAGATTTCATTAGCGCATTCCCATATGTAATTATCATTGCATTGACTTTATCATTATTGATATCGATTCTTATTGTACCGATGATAAATTCCATATTCATTAAAACGGGACTACATGAGGATCCTGCAAATAAAAACAAAGATGGTAAAAAATCGATGTTAGATCGTTTGCAATCATTCTTTAATACTACGGTGAATAAAGCCATGGCTCATTATAAACTTACCATTGGTTTAGGTATTGCAGCTATCGTAATTGGTGTAGTTTTATTTAGTGGTGTTAGCCAGCAGTTGTTCCCAAAGGTTGAACGTAATCAGTTCGCCATAGAAATTAATGTAGCGCCTGGTAATAGCCTTAATGAAACGGCAAAGGTTGTTGACGGACTTGAAGAAATATTAAAGGTTGATGAACGTATAGAGAATTACACCAGCTTTATTGGTACAAGCTCGCCACGTTTTCATACGCTATATGCACCAAATCTTCCTGCTAAAAATTATGCTCAGATTTTGGTGACAACTATTGATGATGATACCACCGTTGAGGTTTTGAAAGAGTATGATGAGAAGTATGCAGATATGTATCCGCAGGCATATCTTAGAATGAAGCAATTAGATATGGCTGGTGTTAAAGCACCCATAGAGGTTCGCTTATACGGAACTGATGTTGATGAATTAAAGAAATACGGAGATTCTATTATCAATTTTGCCCGCGCTACGCCAAAAACTATTTGGAGTAGAACCGATTATGGTGATATGAAAGAGGCAGTAACCATGGACATTAAGTTTAATGAAGCTGCTCGTTTAGGTTTAAACAATAGAGCTATTGCAAATGCCGTAGCTATTAATACTACAGGTTTAAAAGCTACCGAGATATGGGATAAAGATTATGCTATTGATGTGAAAATTTTGAGTGAGAACCAAAACCATCAAAATGTATCTGACCTTCAGCAATTATCAATTATCTCTCCGCAGAAAGGTGCTGTAATTCCGTTACGTCAAGTAGCCAATATTGCATCAGAATGGTCACAAGAAACGATTGTGAACAGAAATGGATTGCGTTGTCTTACCGTGCGTGTAGATATTACCAAAGATGCAGTTGCCAATGAAGTACTTGCCGAAATTATTCCTAAAATTGAGGAAATTCAATTTCCAGAGAATATACGAATTGAGTATGGTGGAGAATTTGAACTTCAAGAGGAGAACAATAAACCTATGGGTCTTTCTTTAATGCTAAGCGTAGCCTTGATTTTCTTAATCTTGTTATGGCACTTTAAGAGTTTCATGCATGCCGTGTTAAGTTTCATTACTATGCCATTAAGTATTTTTGGTGCGGCTATTGGGTTGTTGTTAATGCAATATCCGTTCGGGTTTACGTCTTTCTTGGGTCTTTTGGCTTTATGCGGAATTGTAGTAAGAAACGGAATTATATTAATCGATTATGCCGATGAACTTCGCCACTTACACCATTATAGTGTGAAGAAAGCGGCTATTCTTGCTGCAGAAAGACGTATGCGTCCTATTTTCTTGACATCTTCTGCCGCTGCAGTTGGGGTAATACCTATGATTGCAAGTCGCTCTAGTCTTTGGGGACCTTTAGGAACCGTTATCGCATTCGGACTCATGTTTTCCATGGTACTTACCCTTTTCGTATTACCCGTATTGTATTGGTTGTTCTTTAGAAAAGAAGATGATGAGAATACGATTAAAGACCCCGTTAATGCTGAATTTTAA
- a CDS encoding efflux RND transporter periplasmic adaptor subunit, producing the protein MKDKHLWFTLKSVSIVLLLLMAFSCGSEEKTTAPKVIKVRVMNVGGSSSNAAAGMSYNGTIESDVSINTSFQVSGTVLNVPVGIGDFVKKNQLIAQLDATVYTSQYEQQLAQERLAKENFERINSVFQKGSIAEIKMLEARAQYEQAQAAAKMTYQNVRHAKIYASMDGYISKKMMDAGDLAQPGQPVVELININTVKAVLPIPDSEINNIKKGDSATVRITALGDLEIIGTVDEISIQSDNGSPVYAAYVKLNNTDKKIKPGMTCTVNFKQTAVGTNNDVQTIIIPSESVAVMEDGKHFVYIVNGTSAERRYVDIGQLFDNGIAITKGLSKGDQLIVSGYHKLTQSTAVEVINDSK; encoded by the coding sequence ATGAAAGATAAACACCTGTGGTTTACACTAAAAAGTGTTTCAATTGTTTTGTTACTTCTTATGGCGTTTAGTTGTGGTAGTGAAGAAAAAACAACTGCCCCTAAAGTAATTAAAGTACGTGTTATGAATGTTGGTGGTAGTTCAAGCAATGCTGCGGCTGGTATGTCTTATAATGGAACTATAGAATCTGATGTTTCCATTAATACCAGCTTTCAAGTTTCTGGTACCGTTTTAAACGTTCCGGTTGGTATTGGTGATTTTGTAAAGAAGAATCAACTTATAGCACAATTAGATGCTACGGTTTATACTAGCCAATATGAACAACAATTGGCTCAAGAGCGTTTGGCAAAAGAAAATTTTGAGCGAATAAACAGTGTTTTTCAAAAAGGGAGCATCGCAGAAATTAAAATGTTAGAAGCACGTGCGCAATATGAGCAAGCTCAGGCAGCGGCAAAAATGACCTATCAGAATGTACGTCATGCTAAAATATATGCTTCTATGGATGGCTACATCAGTAAAAAAATGATGGATGCGGGAGACTTGGCTCAACCTGGTCAGCCTGTAGTGGAGCTTATTAATATAAATACGGTAAAAGCTGTACTGCCAATTCCTGATAGTGAAATAAACAATATTAAAAAGGGAGATAGCGCAACGGTACGTATTACCGCTTTAGGCGATTTAGAAATTATTGGTACAGTAGACGAAATTTCTATTCAATCTGATAACGGTTCTCCGGTGTACGCAGCTTATGTGAAATTGAACAATACCGATAAGAAAATAAAACCGGGTATGACCTGCACGGTAAACTTTAAGCAGACTGCTGTTGGCACTAACAATGACGTCCAAACTATCATTATTCCTTCAGAAAGTGTTGCCGTTATGGAAGATGGAAAACATTTTGTGTACATCGTTAATGGTACCAGTGCCGAAAGACGCTATGTAGATATAGGGCAGCTTTTTGATAATGGTATTGCTATTACAAAAGGATTGAGCAAAGGTGACCAACTCATTGTTTCTGGTTACCATAAGCTTACGCAGAGTACAGCGGTTGAAGTAATTAATGATTCCAAATAG